In Betta splendens chromosome 19, fBetSpl5.4, whole genome shotgun sequence, the following proteins share a genomic window:
- the csdc2a gene encoding cold shock domain-containing protein C2a: MSDPDASSPTDPPLPLTSPRTPLQLSFPFLREGSRVWERERKPPQPGELPSPLPTKRTRTYSATVRARSGPVFKGVCKNFSRSQGHGFIRPTHGGDDIFVHISDIEGEYVPMEGDEVTYKVCPIPPKNQKIQAVDVVITHLNPGSKHETWSGQIISS, from the exons ATGTCAGACCCCGACGCGTCCTCGCCGACAGACCCCCCGCTGCCGCTCACCTCCCCCCGCACCCCCCTGCAGCTCTCCTTCCCCTTCCTGAGGGAGGGGAGCCGGGTGTGGGAGCGGGAGCGGAAGCCGCCGCAGCCCGGGGAGCTGCCGAGCCCGCTGCCCACCAAACGCACCCGCACGTACTCAGC GACAGTCCGAGCCAGATCGGGTCCGGTCTTTAAAGGGGTGTGTAAAAACTTCTCCAGGTCTCAGGGACATGGATTCATACGCCCCACTCACGGAGGAGACGACATATTCGTTCACATCTCTGA CATCGAGGGGGAGTACGTGCCTATGGAAGGGGACGAGGTCACATACAAAGTGTGCCCCATCCCGCCCAAGAACCAGAAGATCCAGGCTGTGGATGTGGTGATCACCCACCTGAACCCGGGCTCCAAACACGAGACCTGGTCAGGTCAGATCATCAGCTCCTAG
- the aco2 gene encoding aconitate hydratase, mitochondrial, translating into MATYCLTVARLQLALGHGARRLHVSAAYRAKAKISMSRFEPTSFVNYEKLQSNVDVVRKRLNRPLTLSEKIVYGHLDDPHNQDIDRGRTYLRLRPDRVAMQDATAQMAMLQFISSGLPRVAVPSTIHCDHLIEAQIGGAQDLARAKDINQEVYNFLSSAGAKYGVGFWKPGSGIIHQIILENYAYPGVMLIGTDSHTPNGGGLGAICIGVGGADAVDVMAGIPWELKCPKVIGVRLTGSLSGWTSPKDVILKVAGILTVKGGTGAIVEYHGPGVDSISCTGMATICNMGAEIGATTSVFPYNHRMRTYLEKTGRGQIAALADEYSDLLVPDAGCEYDQLIELNLDELKPHINGPFTPDLAHPVSKVGATAEKNGWPLDVKVGLIGSCTNSSYEDMGRAASLAKQALAKGLKCKAQFTITPGSEQIRATIERDGYSKVFSDVGGVVLANACGPCIGQWDRRDVKKGEKNTIVTSFNRNFTARNDANPATHAFVTSPEIVTALAIAGTLNFNPETDYLTAPNGEKFKLEPPNGDELPARGFDPGQDTYQHPPADGTSLKVDVNPQSNRLQLLEPFDKWSGNDLEDMQVLIKVKGKCTTDHISAAGPWLKFRGHLDNISNNMLIGAVNYENDAVNKIKNHLTGEYGGVPDVARDYKAKGLSWVVVGDDNYGEGSSREHAALEPRHLGGRAIIVKSFARIHETNLKKQGLLPLTFSNPLDYDKIRPDDKISIKGLKTFAPGKALTAVVKHSDGTEETLELNHSFNETQIEWFQAGSALNRMKALQH; encoded by the exons ATGGCAACCTACTGTCTCACTGTCGCTCGGCTTCAG CTGGCCCTGGGCCACGGTGCCCGGCGCCTCCATGTATCAGCCGCTTACAGGGCTAAGGCTAAAATCTCCATGAGCCGCTTTGAACCCACATCTTTTGTCAACTACGAGAAACTCCAGTCCAACGTTGACGTAGTGCGAAAAAG ACTCAATCGGCCACTCACTTTGTCAGAGAAGATTGTTTACGGCCACCTCGATGACCCCCATAACCAGGATATCGATCGTGGTCGCACCTACCTGCGGCTGCGTCCTGACCGCGTCGCCATGCAGGACGCTACAGCCCAGATGGCAATGCTCCAGTTCATTAGCAGTGGCTTGCCAAGGGTGGCCGTGCCCTCCACCATCCACTGTGACCACCTGATTGAGGCACAGATTGGAGGAGCACAGGATCTGGCCAGGGCAAAG GATATCAACCAAGAGGTCTACAACTTCTTGTCTAGTGCTGGAGCTAAATATGGAGTTGGTTTCTGGAAACCAGGCTCTGGCATCATCCATCAG ATCATCCTAGAGAACTATGCATACCCAGGAGTGATGCTAATTGGTACAGATTCCCACACACCTAATGGTGGAGGACTTGGTGCCATCTGCATTGGAGTTGGCGGGGCTGATGCTGTAGATGTCATGGCAGGAATCCCATGGGAGCTCAAATGTCCCAAG GTGATCGGTGTGAGGCTGACAGGCAGTCTGTCTGGTTGGACATCCCCAAAGGATGTGATCTTGAAGGTGGCTGGTATCCTGACTGTGAAAGGAGGAACTGGAGCCATTGTAGAGTACCATGGACCAGGAGTTGATTCAATTTCTTGCACTG GTATGGCCACTATTTGTAACATGGGAGCAGAGATTGGCGCCACAACCTCTGTGTTTCCCTATAACCACCGTATGAGGACCTACCTGGAGAAGACTGGACGTGGAC AGATTGCTGCCCTGGCTGATGAATACTCAGATCTGTTGGTACCAGATGCAGGCTGCGAGTACGACCAGCTTATCGAGCTCAATCTGGATGAG ctgaagCCCCATATCAACGGACCATTCACACCCGACCTGGCTCATCCAGTGTCCAAAGTTGGTGCCACTGCTGAAAAAAATGGCTGGCCTCTGGATGTTAAAGTTG GCCTCATTGGCAGCTGCACCAACTCCAGCTATGAGGATATGGGCAGAGCTGCTTCCTTGGCCAAACAAGCTTTGGCTAAAGGCCTGAAGTGCAAAGCTCAGTTCACAATCACCCCTGGCTCTGAGCAAATTCGCGCCACCATTGAGAGAGACGGATAT TCGAAGGTCTTCAGTGATGTTGGAGGGGTTGTTCTGGCAAATGCTTGTGGACCTTGCATTGGACAGTGGGACAG GCGGGatgtgaaaaaaggagagaagaacACAATCGTCACCTCCTTTAACAGAAACTTCACTGCCAGGAACGATGCCAATCCTGCAACACATGCCTTTGTTACCTCTCCGGAG attGTTACAGCCCTTGCCATCGCTGGCACATTGAACTTTAACCCAGAGACCGACTACCTAACTGCTCCTAATGGTGAAAAGTTTAAGCTAGAGCCCCCCAATGGAGATGAACTCCCTGCCAGGGGCTTTGACCCAGGCCAGGACACGTACCAGCACCCCCCCGCTGATGGCACCAGCCTTAAGGTAGACGTTAACCCTCAGAGCaaccggctgcagctgctggaaccCTTCGACAAATGGAGCGGAAATGATCTGGAGGACATGCAGGTCCTCATCAAG GTGAAAGGGAAATGCACAACAGACCACATAAGTGCTGCAGGGCCTTGGCTTAAGTTCCGCGGTCACCTGGACAATATCTCCAACAACATGCTGATCGGCGCGGTCAACTATGAGAACGATGCCGTCAACAAGATCAAAAACCACCTGACAGGAGAGTACGGAGGAGTCCCTGATGTTGCCCGTGACTACAAG GCCAAGGGTTTGTCATGGGTTGTGGTCGGAGATGACAACTATGGTGAGGGCTCCAGCAGAGAGCACGCAGCGCTGGAACCCAGGCATCTGGGGGGAAGGGCCATCATTGTTAAGAGCTTTGCCAGAATTCATG AAACAAACCTGAAGAAGCAGGGTCTGCTCCCACTGACCTTTAGCAATCCATTGGACTACGACAAGATCCGCCCCGACGACAAGATTTCCATTAAAGGACTGAAAACATTTGCTCCAGGAAAG GCTCTGACAGCAGTTGTGAAGCACAGTGATGGCACCGAGGAGACCCTGGAGCTCAACCACAGCTTCAACGAGACACAGATCGAATGGTTCCAGGCAGGTTCCGCTCTCAACAGGATGAAGGCTCTTCAGCATTGA
- the phf5a gene encoding PHD finger-like domain-containing protein 5A: MAKHHPDLIFCRKQAGVAIGRLCEKCDGKCVICDSYVRPCTLVRICDECNYGSYQGRCVICGGPGVSDAYYCKECTIQEKDRDGCPKIVNLGSSKTDLFYERKKYGFKKR, from the exons ATGGCTAAGCATCATCCAGATTTGATCTTCTGCAGAAAACAAGCTGGCGTTG ctATAGGAAGACTGTGCGAAAAAT GTGATGGAAAGTGTGTCATCTGTGATTCCTATGTAAGACCTTGCACGCTGGTGCGTATCTGTGATGAGTGCAACTATGGTTCCTATCAGGGACGCTGTGTCATCTGTGGAGGACCAGGAGTGTCAGATGCCTACTACTGTAAAGAGTGCACAATCCAGGAAAAAGAT CGAGATGGATGTCCAAAGATTGTGAACTTGGGCAGCTCTAAAACTGATCTGTTTTATGAAAGGAAGAAGTATGGCTTTAAGAAGAGGTGA